A genomic window from Phoenix dactylifera cultivar Barhee BC4 chromosome 7, palm_55x_up_171113_PBpolish2nd_filt_p, whole genome shotgun sequence includes:
- the LOC103707055 gene encoding probable plastid-lipid-associated protein 8, chloroplastic, protein MASILALFFPAKPQVLLSHPNPSYPPSISLRPRRYKISTVHASIAARPVVGAPDDLVASILSKVKGTDGGVLLTKDGHKEVAGAALQLEKYCVDEPVKCPLIFGEWDVVYCSRPTSPGGGYRSAFGRLVFKTNEIVQVVEAPDAVRNMVSFSAFGFLDGEVSLKGTLKVLDDKLIQVIFEPPKLKIGSLGFQYGGESEVKLQITYIDEKIRLGKGSRGSLFVFLRRG, encoded by the exons ATGGCTTCAATCCTTGCTCTTTTCTTCCCCGCCAAACCCCAAGTCCTCCTCTCCCACCCCAACCCATCGTATCCGCCGTCGATCTCTCTCCGGCCCCGAAGATACAAGATCTCGACCGTCCACGCCTCGATCGCAGCGCGGCCGGTCGTTGGGGCACCCGACGATCTCGTGGCTTCTATTCTCTCCAAG GTGAAGGGGACTGATGGAGGAGTTTTGCTCACCAAGGATGGGCACAAAGAGGTAGCTGGTGCGGCACTACAGCTGGAAAAATATTGCGTAGATGAGCCTGTTAAATGCCCCCTTATATTTGGAG AGTGGGATGTTGTGTACTGTTCAAGGCCAACATCTCCTGGCGGAGGTTACCGGAGTGCTTTTGGACGCCTTGTCTTCAAAACAAATGAAATAGTGCAAGTTGTGGAAGCCCCAGATGCTGTGAGAAACATGGTGTCATTCTCTGCCTTCGGTTTCCTTGATGGAGAAGTATCCTTAAAAG GTACACTGAAAGTATTGGATGATAAATTGATTCAAGTCATATTCGAACCCCCTAAACTAAAGATTGGCTCACTGGGGTTTCAGTATGGTGGTGAGAGTGAGGTAAAGTTGCAAATAACCTACATCGACGAGAAGATCAGGCTAGGGAAGGGTTCTAGAGGTTCTCTTTTTGTCTTTCTAAGACGAGGATAA